The Terriglobales bacterium genome has a segment encoding these proteins:
- a CDS encoding YIP1 family protein produces MSTAPVAAPAAPAPDSGQPGLSQSARILNTFFAPSKTFTDIKRSASWWLPFLLIAVVSCALGFVVSKKVGFEQVTQNKLRLAPKQAEALERLSADDRARQMKIAVIGSMVEAYASPVGRLILILMVSLVLMATFNFGAGAEIPFKQALAVVAYAGLPNIIKGGLAITSLLVGADHEGFLLQNPVATNPAYFMDPTKSLPLYSLAASLDIITLWVLVLTGIGFARVSKLKTATTVGVVFGWYFVLVLIGTGIAALFA; encoded by the coding sequence ATGAGCACCGCCCCCGTCGCTGCCCCCGCCGCTCCCGCCCCGGATTCCGGACAACCCGGCCTCTCCCAGAGCGCGCGCATCCTCAACACGTTCTTCGCGCCCTCCAAGACCTTTACCGACATCAAGCGCAGCGCCAGTTGGTGGTTGCCTTTCCTGTTGATAGCGGTCGTCTCCTGCGCTCTTGGGTTCGTCGTGTCCAAGAAGGTGGGCTTTGAGCAGGTCACCCAGAACAAGCTTCGCCTGGCGCCGAAACAGGCCGAGGCCCTGGAACGGCTCTCCGCGGACGACCGCGCGCGGCAGATGAAGATCGCTGTGATTGGTAGCATGGTCGAAGCTTACGCCAGTCCGGTGGGCCGGCTGATCTTGATCCTCATGGTCTCTTTGGTTCTCATGGCCACCTTCAATTTTGGCGCCGGGGCTGAGATTCCCTTCAAGCAGGCGCTCGCGGTGGTGGCCTATGCTGGCCTGCCGAACATCATCAAAGGAGGCCTCGCCATCACTTCCCTGCTGGTCGGAGCCGACCACGAAGGATTCTTGCTCCAGAATCCCGTGGCCACCAATCCGGCGTATTTCATGGACCCGACCAAGTCGTTGCCGCTCTACTCGCTTGCGGCTTCCCTCGACATCATCACCCTCTGGGTGCTGGTGCTCACCGGCATCGGCTTCGCCCGCGTCAGCAAACTGAAGACCGCCACCACTGTGGGCGTGGTCTTCGGCTGGTACTTCGTGCTGGTTCTCATTGGCACCGGGATAGCGGCCCTCTTCGCGTAG
- a CDS encoding radical SAM protein, with the protein MIFHGLLSRDHPVLAHIIPIRRCNLSCAYCNEYDDHSKPVPLETVYRRLDKLAELRTSIICVSGGEPLLHPELDQILARIRKLGSICGLITNGYLLTQERIEGLNRAGLQHLQISIDNVMPDEVSKKSLKVLDKKLELLAEYAEFHVNINSVVGGGIHNPQDALVVANRALELGLTSTVGIIHDHDGQLEPLGEVEREIFVKIRKMGKASYARVNHFQENLALGQTNQWRCRAGARYLYICEDGLVHYCSQQRGYPAKPLEEYSLADIRREYLTEKYCAPQCTVACVHQVSYLDFFRAPQHKAPPVGAGAAPLVQIK; encoded by the coding sequence ATGATCTTCCATGGCCTGCTGTCGCGCGACCATCCCGTCCTGGCGCACATCATCCCCATCCGGCGCTGCAACCTCTCCTGCGCCTACTGCAACGAGTACGACGACCACTCCAAGCCGGTGCCGCTGGAGACCGTCTACCGCCGGCTCGACAAGCTGGCGGAGTTGCGCACCAGCATCATCTGCGTCTCGGGCGGCGAGCCCCTGCTGCACCCGGAGCTCGACCAGATCCTGGCGCGCATCCGCAAGCTGGGCTCCATCTGCGGCCTGATCACCAACGGCTACCTGCTGACCCAGGAGCGCATCGAGGGCCTGAACCGCGCCGGGCTGCAGCATCTGCAGATCTCCATCGACAATGTGATGCCCGACGAGGTCTCCAAGAAGAGCCTGAAGGTGCTGGACAAGAAGCTGGAGCTTTTGGCCGAGTATGCCGAGTTCCACGTGAACATCAACTCGGTGGTGGGCGGCGGCATCCACAACCCGCAGGACGCGCTGGTGGTGGCGAACCGCGCCCTGGAGCTGGGCCTGACCTCGACCGTGGGCATCATCCACGACCACGACGGGCAGCTGGAGCCGCTGGGCGAGGTGGAGCGCGAGATCTTCGTAAAGATCCGCAAGATGGGCAAGGCCAGCTACGCCCGCGTCAATCACTTCCAGGAGAACCTGGCCCTGGGCCAGACCAACCAGTGGCGTTGCCGCGCCGGCGCGCGCTACCTCTACATCTGCGAGGACGGCCTGGTGCACTACTGCTCGCAGCAGCGCGGCTACCCGGCGAAGCCGCTGGAGGAGTACTCGCTGGCTGACATCCGCCGCGAATATTTGACGGAAAAATATTGCGCGCCGCAATGCACCGTGGCCTGCGTCCACCAGGTGTCGTACCTGGACTTCTTCCGCGCCCCGCAGCACAAGGCCCCGCCGGTCGGCGCCGGCGCCGCTCCCCTGGTGCAAATCAAGTAG
- a CDS encoding Bax inhibitor-1/YccA family protein: MEMETRAFVTRVYGWMSAGLALTGAIAYAVAGSEEMVRAIVLNRAIFWGLIILELALVWILSAAIQKMPVALASGMFLAYAALNGLTLSVIFLVYTSSSIALTFFVTGGTFFAMCLYGATTKRDLTSVGNLMFMALIGLILASVANWFFQNPALYWITTYAGIAIFVGLTAYDAQKVKQMSQSLAEGSEAESKAAIIGALALYLDFINLFLFLLRIFGRRR; this comes from the coding sequence ATGGAGATGGAAACGCGCGCGTTCGTGACGCGCGTGTACGGATGGATGTCCGCCGGCCTGGCCCTCACCGGCGCGATCGCCTACGCCGTCGCGGGAAGCGAAGAGATGGTCCGCGCCATCGTCCTCAACCGAGCGATCTTCTGGGGGTTGATCATCCTGGAGCTGGCCCTGGTCTGGATCCTTTCCGCCGCGATCCAGAAGATGCCGGTGGCCCTGGCCAGCGGGATGTTCCTCGCCTATGCCGCCCTGAACGGGCTGACGCTCTCGGTCATCTTCTTGGTCTACACCAGCAGTTCCATCGCCTTGACCTTCTTCGTCACCGGCGGGACCTTTTTCGCCATGTGCCTGTACGGCGCGACGACCAAGCGCGACCTGACCTCGGTCGGCAATCTGATGTTCATGGCCTTGATCGGGCTGATCCTCGCGTCGGTGGCCAACTGGTTCTTCCAGAACCCGGCGCTCTACTGGATCACGACCTACGCCGGCATAGCCATCTTCGTAGGGCTCACCGCCTATGACGCGCAGAAGGTCAAGCAGATGAGCCAGTCGCTGGCGGAGGGCAGCGAGGCCGAAAGCAAAGCGGCGATTATCGGCGCCCTGGCTTTGTATTTGGATTTCATCAACCTGTTCCTTTTTCTGCTGCGCATCTTCGGACGCCGGCGCTAG
- the add gene encoding adenosine deaminase: MAGQTQRPSTDLDVGRLTPSAFILALPKAELHLHLEGAVEPDTLVELSRRHDAKPLDRAQVEQLYRYSDLRGFLMAFKAVTERLQTADDYELITYRLMERLRAENALHAEVYVSVGVCLWRGQDFAALFEGMERGRKRGEREFGVSLLWLFDAVRQFGPEAAQRVAEQAVAARQRGCASVIGFGIGGDEAAAAPEMFRQVYAYAAGHGLRRTAHAGESAGPASILGALDALGAERIGHGLTAWHDQELMARLVEEQIPVEVCVTSNLRTGCCKSLEQHPLRRYFDRGLKVVLASDDPAMFGTSLAREYQLAQEAFGFTQAELERLARNSFEASFLPAEKRSQFLKRFPAEARA; encoded by the coding sequence GCATCTGGAGGGCGCGGTCGAGCCGGATACGCTGGTGGAGCTGAGCCGCCGCCATGACGCCAAGCCGCTCGACCGGGCGCAGGTCGAGCAGCTCTACCGATACTCCGACTTGCGCGGCTTCCTCATGGCTTTCAAGGCGGTCACCGAGCGCCTGCAGACGGCGGACGACTACGAGCTCATCACCTATCGCTTGATGGAGCGGCTGCGCGCGGAGAACGCGCTGCACGCCGAGGTGTACGTCTCGGTCGGCGTGTGCCTGTGGCGCGGGCAGGATTTTGCGGCGCTGTTCGAGGGCATGGAACGCGGGCGGAAGCGCGGTGAGCGCGAGTTCGGCGTGTCTCTGCTGTGGCTGTTCGATGCGGTGCGCCAGTTCGGGCCGGAGGCGGCGCAGAGGGTAGCCGAGCAGGCGGTGGCGGCGCGCCAGCGCGGCTGCGCCTCGGTCATCGGTTTTGGAATTGGCGGCGACGAGGCCGCCGCTGCGCCGGAGATGTTCCGCCAGGTCTATGCCTACGCCGCCGGGCATGGCCTGCGGCGCACGGCGCACGCGGGGGAGAGCGCCGGGCCGGCTTCAATCCTGGGCGCGCTCGACGCGCTGGGCGCCGAGCGCATCGGCCACGGGCTCACCGCCTGGCACGATCAGGAATTAATGGCGCGGCTGGTGGAGGAGCAGATTCCCGTCGAGGTGTGCGTCACCAGCAACCTGCGAACCGGCTGCTGCAAGTCGCTGGAGCAGCATCCGCTGCGGCGATATTTCGACCGAGGCCTCAAGGTCGTGCTCGCCTCCGACGACCCGGCCATGTTCGGGACGTCGCTCGCGCGCGAGTATCAGCTGGCGCAGGAAGCCTTCGGCTTCACCCAAGCGGAGCTCGAGCGCCTGGCGCGCAACTCGTTCGAAGCCTCCTTCCTTCCTGCGGAGAAGAGGAGCCAGTTCCTCAAACGCTTTCCCGCGGAGGCGCGAGCATGA